From Acidobacteriota bacterium, a single genomic window includes:
- a CDS encoding CCA tRNA nucleotidyltransferase, with amino-acid sequence MTDYNFLMESRLSPAQFQLVNELARIAYGEGINLYLVGGAVRDMTFGQAVVRDLDFAAEGNIHKILRHLLPGKGKVSHKVGSAWAMGPVEVVSSRIDDRRGSAEVWLSNGVRAEIAQCHQEIASKPGHPPEIRPAMIFEDLKCRDFAFNAMAISLHPNSRGLLLDPKNGAGDIERQEIRVLHSRSFWDDPVRIYRLLRLGLRFGFKPEEKTQRWLDAALEERTWAELPPAKQAGELEAVLHEDNPERVLKLYQDRGILVGLDRSLTRVAFERFRIISALAKKSPGEDMFLLNFDCLATKLNTSQRQRLAKKVIPDPGRIKLALSMDHGAKKIARLLSSAKCGKPSQAYKVLSQQPRPLLLYLLAYYPQAKIQSRIKDYMVRVPQIRSRLPESELLVLGVKPGPKFDKILERIFFDQLDGKIKTHQQLAQELRSLAGIKEPPAPPIQPVKPTKSPKSGPAEKSLKTVGAAKAAKVVTTTAKSAKPLKVVQPEKEDKSVRGNQPGISARTARTTVGKKKRGRA; translated from the coding sequence ATGACCGATTATAACTTTCTGATGGAGAGCAGGCTTTCGCCCGCCCAGTTCCAGCTTGTTAATGAGCTTGCCCGCATTGCTTATGGCGAGGGGATCAATCTTTATCTTGTTGGGGGCGCTGTTCGCGACATGACTTTCGGCCAGGCGGTTGTGCGTGACCTCGACTTTGCCGCCGAAGGCAACATTCATAAGATTTTGCGGCATTTGCTACCTGGCAAGGGCAAAGTATCCCACAAGGTCGGATCGGCGTGGGCGATGGGTCCAGTTGAAGTCGTCAGTTCCAGGATTGATGATCGCCGCGGTTCCGCGGAAGTGTGGCTCAGCAACGGGGTTCGTGCAGAAATTGCGCAATGCCACCAGGAAATTGCCTCGAAGCCGGGGCACCCGCCAGAGATCAGGCCCGCGATGATTTTTGAGGACTTGAAGTGCCGGGATTTTGCTTTTAACGCAATGGCCATCTCCCTGCACCCCAATTCGCGTGGACTTCTTTTGGACCCGAAGAACGGAGCCGGTGACATCGAAAGGCAGGAGATTCGTGTGCTCCATTCGCGAAGCTTCTGGGACGATCCCGTTCGCATTTACCGGCTGTTGCGGCTGGGACTGCGCTTCGGATTCAAACCCGAAGAGAAAACACAGCGGTGGCTGGATGCCGCTCTCGAGGAGCGGACCTGGGCTGAGCTCCCGCCGGCCAAGCAGGCTGGCGAGCTTGAAGCTGTGCTGCACGAGGATAATCCGGAACGGGTGCTCAAATTGTATCAGGACCGTGGCATCCTAGTGGGCCTTGACCGAAGTCTCACCCGAGTTGCCTTTGAGCGTTTTCGCATAATCAGCGCTCTGGCCAAAAAATCTCCCGGCGAGGACATGTTCCTGCTGAATTTTGACTGTCTTGCCACGAAGCTCAACACTTCCCAACGGCAGCGCCTGGCAAAGAAGGTGATACCAGATCCCGGGCGCATAAAACTTGCCCTCAGCATGGACCATGGCGCGAAAAAGATTGCCCGCCTCCTCTCCAGTGCCAAATGTGGCAAACCGAGTCAGGCTTACAAGGTGCTTTCGCAGCAGCCCAGGCCGTTATTGCTTTACCTGCTGGCGTATTATCCACAAGCCAAGATTCAAAGCCGGATCAAGGATTATATGGTGAGAGTTCCTCAAATTCGATCTCGTCTGCCGGAAAGCGAACTTCTGGTGCTCGGTGTCAAGCCCGGTCCGAAGTTTGACAAGATTCTCGAACGCATCTTCTTTGACCAGTTGGATGGGAAGATCAAGACACACCAGCAACTGGCCCAGGAGCTTAGGTCGTTGGCAGGCATCAAGGAACCTCCCGCACCGCCAATCCAGCCTGTCAAACCTACCAAGAGCCCCAAATCGGGCCCGGCCGAGAAGAGCCTTAAGACCGTCGGGGCGGCTAAAGCTGCCAAGGTTGTTACCACAACTGCCAAATCCGCGAAGCCTCTCAAGGTCGTTCAACCTGAAAAAGAAGACAAATCTGTGCGCGGCAATCAACCTGGAATATCTGCCAGGACTGCTCGTACCACAGTCGGGAAGAAGAAACGAGGCAGGGCCTGA
- a CDS encoding DNA polymerase III subunit alpha: MASDNFVHLHLHTDYSLLDGACGIGRLMELAAERELPAVAVTDHGNLFGAIKFYEAARKHGIKPIIGCEVYVAGTNRFDRSPDSDRPYHFVLLCENERGYQNLVKLVSAAYTEGYYYKPRIDKDLLSRHSEGLIALSACLRGEVAVALSAERYESALQSAHELQEIFGKGNFFLEIQDQGMPEEHKINPDLVRLSRQSGIPLVATNDCHYLTRDDARAQEVLVCIQTGKTLSDPSRMKFPTDQFYFKTYEEMSAVFSEIPDAVTRTLGIAERCNVKLEQKEHVFPHFEVPAGESLDSFFERVAREGFAKRLERLQRLHASGKLRQPLEAYNDRLELELDLIKQMHFSGYFLIVWDFIRYARERCIPVGPGRGSAAGSLVSYALHITDVDPLQHDLLFERFLNPERISFPDIDIDFCMRRRGEVINYVTEKYGRENVSQIITFGTMGARAVIRDAGRVLDVPFADVDKIAKLVPQVLNITLDEAQKQSAELRQLKAADQRVFDLLEIAGRLEGFARHASTHAAGVVISPQPLQEIVPLYKSSKDEITTQYAMDDLEKIGLLKMDFLGLTTLTVLDDCLKLIEATRGEKLDLDTLPKDDAETYELLSKGLTAGIFQFESRGMTEILRRVKPSRLADLTALNALYRPGPIQGGMIDDFIARKTGKKRVTYDLPQLREILDETYGVIVYQEQVMQIAAAVAGFSLGEADVLRRAMGKKKHEVMVAMQEKFLEGAKTKDVPAAKAEKLFDLMAQFAGYGFNKSHSAAYALVAYHTAYLKTHYSVEFMAALLTSEIGNPDKLTNYLNECRDMGIDILPPDINSSERTFTPHNGQVRFGLTAIKNVGDAAIVSVVGARNELGRFDNLFQFCEHVDLRLLNKRVVESLIKAGAADSLGVRRSQLLAVLDRAMEWGQRQQRVAESGQHGLFQGGSESASAAPTGLPDIEELSEVERLAGEKDLLGFYVTGHPLEKYLSQLRELTQTNTSMIEDLANDAPVTLGGILTNLRIRPSRKGALWGAGVLEDLRGTADLLIFPQALEQLKGVLKQDAALLIKGRVRHDENARAKVVVSEAKSLAAAVNGNKPALHIRINATDVSDRMLEELEGLLCAHPGQNPVLFEVEKPGDFLALMKPQNPKVVDTTEGLLAGLRGLLGEQAVTVEKRNGADLKM; the protein is encoded by the coding sequence ATGGCATCCGATAACTTTGTTCATCTTCATCTACATACGGACTATAGCCTGCTGGACGGCGCCTGCGGGATTGGGCGGCTGATGGAACTGGCCGCCGAAAGAGAGTTGCCCGCAGTGGCAGTAACCGACCACGGGAATCTTTTTGGCGCCATTAAGTTCTACGAAGCGGCCCGCAAGCATGGCATCAAGCCCATCATAGGGTGCGAAGTCTACGTGGCAGGCACCAACCGGTTTGACCGTTCACCGGACTCCGACCGTCCCTATCATTTTGTTCTGCTTTGCGAAAACGAGCGTGGCTATCAGAACCTGGTAAAGCTGGTTTCCGCAGCCTATACGGAAGGCTACTACTATAAGCCCCGGATCGATAAGGATCTGCTTTCACGTCACTCAGAAGGCCTGATCGCTCTCTCGGCGTGCCTGCGCGGGGAAGTTGCGGTGGCTTTGTCAGCCGAGCGCTATGAATCAGCGCTCCAATCCGCCCATGAGTTGCAGGAGATTTTCGGGAAAGGGAATTTCTTTCTGGAAATTCAGGACCAGGGGATGCCTGAAGAACACAAGATCAACCCCGATCTGGTCCGTTTGTCGCGCCAAAGCGGTATTCCTCTAGTAGCTACCAATGACTGCCACTACCTGACGCGGGATGACGCACGGGCTCAGGAAGTCCTGGTCTGCATCCAGACTGGGAAAACGCTGAGCGACCCCAGCCGGATGAAGTTCCCGACGGACCAGTTCTATTTCAAGACTTACGAGGAAATGTCCGCGGTTTTCAGTGAAATTCCTGACGCCGTGACGCGCACGCTGGGAATTGCCGAGCGGTGCAACGTCAAGCTTGAGCAGAAGGAACACGTTTTTCCGCACTTTGAGGTTCCAGCCGGCGAATCCCTGGACAGTTTCTTCGAGCGCGTCGCGCGGGAGGGCTTTGCCAAACGGCTTGAACGGCTTCAGCGTCTGCACGCCTCGGGGAAACTGCGCCAACCGCTTGAAGCCTACAATGACCGCCTGGAGCTCGAGCTGGATCTCATCAAGCAGATGCATTTCTCGGGGTATTTCCTGATCGTGTGGGACTTTATCCGTTACGCGCGCGAGCGATGCATCCCGGTTGGCCCGGGGCGCGGATCGGCGGCCGGCAGTCTGGTTTCCTATGCGCTGCACATTACGGACGTCGACCCGTTGCAACACGACTTGCTGTTTGAGCGCTTCCTGAATCCCGAGCGAATCTCCTTTCCGGATATCGACATCGACTTCTGCATGCGCAGGCGCGGCGAGGTGATTAACTACGTCACCGAAAAATACGGCCGTGAGAACGTCAGCCAGATCATCACCTTCGGGACGATGGGCGCCAGGGCCGTTATTCGTGACGCCGGCCGCGTGCTGGATGTGCCCTTTGCAGACGTGGACAAAATTGCCAAGCTGGTACCCCAGGTCCTTAACATCACGCTCGATGAGGCGCAGAAGCAGTCAGCCGAGCTTCGCCAGTTGAAGGCAGCGGACCAGCGTGTGTTCGATTTGCTGGAAATCGCCGGTCGGCTGGAGGGATTCGCGCGGCACGCTTCGACCCACGCAGCGGGCGTTGTGATCTCGCCGCAGCCGCTGCAGGAAATCGTTCCGCTCTACAAGAGCAGCAAGGACGAAATTACCACGCAGTATGCCATGGACGATCTTGAGAAAATCGGCCTGCTCAAGATGGATTTTCTGGGGCTGACCACTCTTACCGTGCTCGACGATTGCCTGAAGCTCATTGAGGCTACGCGGGGCGAAAAACTCGACCTCGATACCTTGCCAAAAGACGATGCCGAGACTTATGAACTCTTGAGCAAGGGGTTGACGGCGGGCATCTTCCAGTTTGAAAGCCGCGGTATGACGGAGATATTGCGGCGCGTCAAGCCCAGCCGCCTGGCTGACCTGACAGCTTTGAACGCTCTTTACCGGCCCGGCCCCATCCAGGGCGGCATGATTGACGACTTTATTGCCCGTAAGACCGGGAAAAAGCGTGTCACCTACGACCTGCCGCAACTCAGAGAAATTCTTGACGAGACTTATGGTGTGATTGTTTATCAGGAACAGGTGATGCAGATTGCCGCTGCCGTTGCCGGGTTCAGCTTGGGTGAAGCTGACGTTTTGCGCCGTGCTATGGGCAAGAAGAAACATGAAGTGATGGTTGCGATGCAGGAGAAGTTCCTGGAGGGCGCAAAGACAAAGGATGTGCCTGCGGCCAAAGCAGAAAAGCTGTTTGACCTTATGGCGCAGTTTGCTGGTTATGGATTCAACAAGTCGCATTCGGCTGCTTACGCCCTGGTGGCCTATCACACGGCCTATCTGAAAACACATTATTCGGTTGAATTCATGGCCGCTTTGCTCACCTCTGAAATCGGCAATCCCGATAAGCTGACGAACTATCTGAATGAATGCCGCGACATGGGCATTGATATTCTGCCGCCGGACATCAATTCCAGCGAGCGGACTTTTACACCCCATAACGGCCAGGTCCGTTTTGGCTTGACGGCCATCAAGAATGTGGGTGACGCTGCTATCGTCTCCGTGGTGGGGGCTCGCAATGAGCTGGGTCGTTTTGACAATCTGTTCCAATTTTGTGAGCACGTTGACCTCCGCCTGCTGAACAAGCGGGTGGTTGAAAGCCTTATTAAGGCAGGCGCTGCGGATTCGCTGGGTGTCCGGCGGTCGCAGCTTCTGGCGGTGCTGGACCGCGCCATGGAATGGGGCCAGCGCCAGCAGCGCGTTGCCGAAAGCGGGCAGCACGGGCTTTTCCAGGGCGGCAGCGAATCCGCCTCTGCCGCGCCTACCGGCCTGCCCGACATCGAGGAGCTTTCAGAAGTAGAACGCCTGGCGGGTGAAAAAGATTTGCTGGGTTTTTATGTCACCGGCCACCCTCTCGAAAAGTATCTGTCCCAGTTGCGCGAGTTAACGCAGACGAACACCTCCATGATCGAGGACCTGGCGAATGACGCTCCCGTCACGCTGGGTGGGATTTTGACCAACTTGCGCATCCGCCCTAGCAGGAAGGGAGCGCTTTGGGGCGCCGGAGTTCTGGAGGATTTGCGCGGTACGGCGGACTTACTGATCTTTCCCCAGGCGCTGGAGCAGCTTAAGGGTGTGCTGAAGCAAGACGCGGCATTGCTGATCAAAGGCAGGGTGCGACACGATGAGAACGCGCGTGCCAAGGTGGTGGTGAGCGAAGCAAAATCTCTCGCCGCGGCCGTTAACGGCAACAAGCCTGCGCTGCACATTCGAATCAATGCGACCGATGTGTCCGACCGCATGCTTGAAGAATTAGAGGGGCTGCTGTGCGCCCATCCGGGGCAAAATCCCGTGCTTTTTGAAGTGGAAAAGCCTGGAGACTTTCTCGCGCTGATGAAGCCCCAAAACCCGAAGGTGGTGGACACAACTGAAGGATTGCTGGCCGGGCTGCGTGGACTCCTGGGCGAACAGGCTGTTACCGTAGAGAAGCGCAACGGCGCCGACCTCAAGATGTAA
- a CDS encoding cytochrome c, with protein MAKFVLGVIIGIFIVPAAFYFYCRSGLAPVATAAPPMLLEKFFSRTALHAAIDRQAPKTKSTQASEGELVAGIDVYRHNCAGCHGLPGKPASNVAKGMFPRPPQLFESGHMVTDDPVGESYWKVKHGIRLTGMPGFTGLLTDEQIWTVSLLLANADKLPPSVEQALSAPPQILPPTKGQEKTATQPKQEHK; from the coding sequence ATGGCTAAATTCGTTTTGGGAGTTATTATCGGAATTTTTATCGTGCCTGCTGCTTTTTACTTTTATTGCAGGTCGGGACTCGCGCCCGTTGCGACCGCTGCCCCACCGATGCTGCTTGAGAAATTCTTTTCCAGGACCGCCTTGCATGCGGCCATCGACCGCCAGGCACCAAAAACCAAGTCCACCCAAGCCTCTGAGGGGGAGTTGGTGGCGGGCATCGACGTATACCGGCACAACTGCGCGGGATGCCATGGTCTCCCGGGAAAGCCGGCATCCAATGTTGCAAAGGGCATGTTTCCTCGTCCGCCTCAGCTTTTTGAATCCGGGCATATGGTGACGGACGATCCGGTCGGCGAGAGCTACTGGAAAGTCAAGCACGGCATCCGCCTGACGGGCATGCCCGGCTTCACAGGCTTGCTGACGGACGAGCAGATTTGGACTGTCAGCTTGCTGCTGGCGAATGCCGATAAGCTGCCGCCATCAGTCGAGCAAGCTCTTTCGGCGCCGCCTCAGATACTTCCGCCAACCAAAGGACAGGAAAAAACAGCAACCCAGCCCAAGCAGGAGCACAAATAG